In Massilia forsythiae, one DNA window encodes the following:
- a CDS encoding MORN repeat-containing protein: MKITLFLGLTLCAGAALAQDPAAAGTPTYGAADCKVGKLLPPPAGGAVQWRGNCKDGFADGPGVLEWTTKDGTALRLEAAFARGAVVGEGKLRAGGRFDYIGTLVNGMPDGEGYLKFADGHRYEGGIRHMQREGQGTLIYPNGDVYQGGFHDNKLSGTGRLTFALGGKIEGEFKDGKPDAKAKITYAGSGREAEFGNLRHERAQEEDGKPLAFQIREDEPHLGTLLRKATIKSSVPLTSNWKALSEAQKDVVRSHYPALEEGDEPPFPVRGEGELLKVLHAVGNRYNATGMLRLNVLVGADGKAKQVARVGDFDQDVVRYAASAAMVQEYKPALCHGAPCEMMYALRVNLVRQMP, from the coding sequence ATGAAGATCACACTCTTTCTCGGACTGACACTGTGCGCCGGCGCCGCGCTGGCGCAAGACCCGGCCGCCGCGGGAACGCCCACCTACGGCGCCGCCGACTGCAAGGTCGGCAAGCTGCTGCCGCCACCGGCGGGCGGCGCCGTGCAATGGCGCGGCAACTGCAAGGACGGCTTCGCCGACGGCCCCGGCGTGCTCGAATGGACGACGAAGGACGGCACCGCGCTGCGCCTGGAAGCCGCCTTCGCGCGCGGCGCGGTCGTCGGCGAAGGCAAGCTGCGTGCCGGGGGACGCTTCGACTATATCGGCACCCTGGTGAACGGCATGCCCGACGGCGAAGGCTATCTGAAATTCGCCGATGGCCACCGCTACGAAGGCGGGATCCGGCACATGCAGCGCGAGGGCCAGGGCACCCTGATCTATCCGAATGGCGACGTCTACCAGGGCGGCTTCCACGACAACAAGCTCAGTGGTACCGGACGCCTGACCTTCGCCCTGGGTGGCAAGATCGAAGGCGAATTCAAGGACGGCAAGCCGGATGCCAAGGCGAAGATCACCTATGCGGGCAGTGGCCGTGAAGCCGAGTTCGGCAACCTGCGGCACGAACGCGCACAGGAAGAGGATGGCAAGCCGCTCGCCTTCCAGATCCGCGAGGACGAACCGCATCTCGGCACCCTGCTACGCAAGGCCACCATCAAGTCATCGGTGCCGCTGACCAGCAACTGGAAGGCGCTGAGCGAGGCGCAAAAGGATGTCGTGCGCTCTCATTACCCCGCCCTGGAAGAAGGCGACGAACCGCCTTTTCCGGTGCGTGGCGAAGGCGAGCTGCTGAAGGTGCTGCATGCAGTCGGCAACCGTTACAACGCCACCGGCATGCTGCGCCTGAACGTGCTGGTCGGCGCCGACGGCAAGGCGAAACAGGTGGCGCGCGTCGGCGACTTCGACCAGGATGTGGTGCGCTATGCGGCCAGCGCCGCCATGGTGCAGGAATACAAGCCGGCGCTATGCCATGGCGCGCCGTGCGAGATGATGTACGCGTTGCGGGTCAACCTGGTCAGGCAAATGCCATAA